From one Melospiza melodia melodia isolate bMelMel2 chromosome 4, bMelMel2.pri, whole genome shotgun sequence genomic stretch:
- the CD9 gene encoding CD9 antigen: MPVKGGTKCIKYLLFGFNFIFWLAGTAVLAVGLWLHFDSQTKSVFELESDTKFYTGVYILIGAGALMMLVGFLGCCGASQESQCMLGLFFFFLFVIFALEIAAGIWGFSNKEKIIDELKEFYMDTYRKRTQTSARDTLKAFQFTLNCCGLTGAVEQQYMDTCPAKTLSESFSIKSCPDAIDDVFKSKFNVIGAVGLGIAVMMIVGMIFSMVLCCAIRREREMV; this comes from the exons ATGCCCGTCAAAGGAGGCACCAAGTGCATCAAGTACCTCCTCTTCGGCTTCAACTTCATCTTCTGG CTTGCAGGAACAGCAGTGCTTGCAGTTGGACTATGGCTTCACTTTGATTCACAGACCAAAAGCGTCTTTGAACTGGAATCTGACACAAAGTTTTACACAG GTGTTTACATCCTTATTGGAGCTGGTGCCCTTATGATGCTGGTTGGTTTCTTGGGATGCTGTGGTGCATCACAGGAATCTCAGTGTATGCTTGGCCTG ttcttcttcttcctttttgtGATTTTTGCCCTTGAAATTGCTGCTGGGATCTGGGGATTTTCAAATAAAGAAAAG ATTATTGATGAGTTAAAGGAGTTCTACATGGACACCTACAGAAAGAGAACTCAGACAAGTGCCAGAGACACCCTGAAAGCATTTCAGTTCACT CTAAACTGCTGTGGCCTtactggagctgtggagcagcagTACATGGACACCTGTCCAGCAAAGACACTGTCTGAGTCATTCTCTATCAAG TCCTGCCCTGATGCCATTGATGATGTCTTCAAATCCAAATTCAATGTCATTGGAGCAGTTGGCCTTGGCATTGCTGTAATGATG atTGTTGGCATGATATTCAGCATGGTTCTGTGCTGTGCCATCCGCAGGGAAAGAGAGATGGTCTGA